In one window of Drosophila innubila isolate TH190305 chromosome 2L unlocalized genomic scaffold, UK_Dinn_1.0 4_B_2L, whole genome shotgun sequence DNA:
- the LOC117781188 gene encoding 60S ribosomal protein L37a has translation MAKRTKKVGIVGKYGTRYGASLRKMVKKMEITQHSKYTCSFCGKDSMKRSVVGIWSCKRCKRTVAGGAWVYSTTAAASVRSAVRRLRETKEQ, from the exons atg GCCAAGCGCACCAAGAAGGTTGGAATCGTTGGTAAATATGGTACCCGTTATGGTGCCTCGCTGCGTAAGATGGTCAAGAAGATGGAAATCACGCAGCACAGCAAATATACCTGCTCCTTCTGTGGCAAG GATTCCATGAAGCGCTCCGTCGTCGGCATCTGGTCGTGCAAACGCTGCAAGCGCACCGTTGCCGGTGGTGCCTGGGTTTACTCCACCACAGCTGCCGCGTCCGTGCGCTCCGCCGTCCGTCGTCTGCGTGAGACCAAGGAACAGTAA
- the LOC117781187 gene encoding 4'-phosphopantetheine phosphatase, with protein MHSCTLLQDEGNYQPDTLDLNTDAKAAAYWFPCFRELISKFAKQAARSQADDDTAEQRAAQFQAAYLQQLDDYQNNISSNSGKVVLGTSELLKLNETMLRRFGFTDPWLSQKQQENASAKGRLKQRLQEIDAIADEDARWTELVRGVLAGNMFDWGAQAIASILEQDSNFGLHAALDRIEGRPWLMDNLDAWLQRLHQTPHKCAVIFVDNSGVDVVLGILPFVRELLKRGTKVLLCANSEPSLNDVTSSELSLLLDDCACQCSILESAWRSNRLLVYANGQSGPCLDMRTLPRDLCDAIAANETDLLVIEGMGRALHTNLNAHFKCETLKLAVIKNRWLAKYLGGDRMFAVICKYEHS; from the coding sequence ATGCACAGCTGTACGCTCCTGCAGGATGAGGGCAACTATCAGCCGGACACACTGGATCTCAACACAGATGCCAAGGCGGCTGCCTATTGGTTCCCCTGCTTTCGTGAACTGATCAGTAAGTTTGCCAAGCAGGCGGCACGCAGTCAAGCGGACGACGACACCGCCGAGCAGCGGGCAGCGCAGTTCCAGGCAGCGTATCTGCAGCAACTGGATGACTATCAGAACAACATAtccagcaacagcggcaaggTTGTGTTGGGCACCAGTGAGCTGCTCAAGCTAAATGAGACGATGCTGCGTCGCTTTGGCTTCACTGATCCCTGGCTGAGCCAGAAGCAGCAGGAGAATGCCTCGGCTAAGGGGCGGCTGAAGCAACGCCTGCAGGAGATCGATGCAATTGCGGATGAGGATGCACGGTGGACGGAACTGGTGCGAGGTGTACTCGCCGGCAACATGTTCGACTGGGGCGCCCAGGCCATTGCCAGCATCCTCGAGCAGGACAGCAACTTTGGACTGCATGCGGCATTGGATCGCATCGAGGGGCGGCCCTGGCTAATGGATAATCTGGATGCATGGTTGCAGCGACTGCACCAGACGCCACACAAATGTGCCGTCATCTTTGTGGATAACAGCGGTGTGGATGTGGTGCTGGGCATCCTGCCCTTTGTCCGGGAGCTGCTGAAGCGTGGCACCAAGGTGCTGCTCTGTGCCAACAGTGAACCCTCGCTCAACGACGTGACCAGCAGCGAGTTGAGCCTGCTGCTCGACGATTGCGCCTGCCAGTGCAGCATTTTGGAGAGCGCTTGGCGCTCCAACCGACTCCTCGTCTATGCCAATGGACAGAGTGGACCCTGCCTGGACATGAGGACGTTGCCCCGTGATCTGTGCGATGCCATAGCTGCCAATGAGACTGATCTGCTCGTCATAGAGGGCATGGGCAGGGCGCTGCACACCAATCTGAATGCCCACTTCAAGTGCGAGACCTTAAAGCTGGCGGTGATCAAGAATCGCTGGTTGGCCAAATACCTTGGCGGCGATAGGATGTTCGCAGTCATCTGCAAGTACGAGCACAGCTAG
- the LOC117781186 gene encoding probable cytochrome P450 309a1: protein MWTLIALLLGLVHVSFALVYLYLTWFHTYWDKRGLVTAKPITLLGSYPGLFGGSTTFIGDLGKIYNKYKGKHRAVGVFLTRQPQILVLDPALAHEVLVKNFSDFRDTVTSSYVTHSKDYDKYVARNPFFSAGDEWKKRRTDGGAGLTSNKLKQAYVIWEQTGKTLLDYIGRSIEERADTVIETRDLCYRYTAQAMGDFIWGIDAGSLSCGINETSQFQKLTTAWAYNAFQNMRNFNKTAIAPIMRRMFRMRFFTQESNDIYLKLTQDAAKLRQSGSGTSRNDYLSHLLQLQQKGATDDDMVGHALTLLMDGFETSGAVLYHFLYTLGEYQEQQEKLRAEILNALETDKIITYEQLNALPYLDQCVNESMRLTSAIGFFIKICTKPTTIDLGDGKILNVEPGITVAIPTYHLHHDEAFYSDPMTFKPERFDNDAASEFTKRGCLLPFGDGPRICMGMRMGLLNVKMAVVQILSKYKVEQTTKLPLSSDSGLGIFLEGDVNLKYTKL, encoded by the exons ATGTGGACACTGATCGCTTTATTGCTTGGACTCGTGCATGTCTCCTTTGCGTTGGTCTATTTGTATCTGACCTGGTTTCATACTTATTGGGATAAACGAGGTCTAGTTACAGCCAAGCCAATTACCCTCTTGGGCAGCTATCCAGGCCTTTTTGGCGGTAGCACCACTTTCATAGGAGATTTGGGAAAGATCTATAA cAAATACAAAGGAAAACACCGAGCTGTGGGCGTATTTTTGACACGACAACCTCAAATTCTCGTGCTCGATCCGGCACTGGCCCATGAGGTCCTGGTAAAGAACTTTAGTGATTTTCGAGATACTGTGACCAGTAGTTATGTGACGCATTCCAAGGACTACGACAAGTATGTAGCAAGGAATCCCTTCTTTAGTGCAGGCGACGAATGGAAGAAGCGTCGCACAGATGGAGGAGCTGGTCTgacatcaaataaattaaagcaagcTTATGTCATCTGGGAGCAAACTGGAAAGACGCTGCTCGACTATATTGGAAGGTCCATCGAGGAGCGGGCAGACACTGTTATCGAGACAAGAGAT CTGTGCTATCGTTATACAGCCCAAGCCATGGGTGATTTCATCTGGGGCATCGACGCGGGCTCCTTGAGTTGCGGCATCAATGAGACTAGCCAATTTCAAAAGCTTACCACGGCCTGGGCCTACAATGCTTTCCAGAACATGAGGAATTTCAACAAAACCGCCATTGCTCCCATTATGCGTCGAATGTTCAGAATGCGTTTCTTTACCCAAGAATCAAATGATATATATCTGAAACTCACGCAAGATGCTGCAAAACTGCGTCAAAGTGGCAGTGGCACCTCTCGCAATGATTACCTCTCccatttgttgcaattgcaacagaaGGGTGCGACTGATGATGATATGGTGGGTCATGCTCTAACCCTGCTCATGGATGGTTTTGAGACCTCCGGCGCTGTGCTCTATCATTTTCTCTACACg CTGGGCGAGTATCAAGAGCAACAGGAAAAGTTGAGAGCTGAAATCTTAAATGCCCTAGAGACTGATAAGATAATCACCTATGAGCAGCTCAATGCTCTACCTTATCTCGATCAGTGTGTTAATG AATCCATGCGTTTGACCAGCGCAATTggtttctttattaaaatctgCACAAAGCCCACAACTATAGATCTGGGTGATGGAAAGATTTTGAATGTAGAGCCGGGCATTACAGTGGCCATTCCCACCTATCACTTACATCACGATGAAGCTTTCTATTCAGATCCCATGACGTTTAAGCCTGAACGCTTTGATAATGATGCTGCCAGTGAATTCACCAAGCGGGGttgccttttgccttttggcGATGGTCCGCGTATTTGTATGG GCATGCGTATGGGACTATTGAATGTTAAAATGGCTGTGGTGCAAATATTATCGAAATACAAAGTCGAGCAAACTACAAAGTTGCCTCTCAGCTCGGACTCAGGCCTTGGAATCTTTTTGGAAGGTGatgttaatttgaaatataccaaattataa
- the LOC117781185 gene encoding probable cytochrome P450 309a2 codes for MTMPAKSIQDLQMQLSPQYRSGGWGCRNIERGNMYLMFTVLLLLLHLLLLPLYLYLTWHHRYWRSRGLVTAKPLTLLGTYPGLLTRKSNLVEEVQQIYNKYKSKYRAVGVFVTRQPQILVLDPELAHEVLVLNFRCYRDSLTSSYMRHAKWDKYARRNPFWASGNTWRRLRTEAQTGLSVNRLKQGFAIWEQSGKKLTNFVNQQAKKHSNIVETRDLCFRYTADVMCDFIWGINADTLTPNAEQPNKVQEMASKWTSYAFYMISIFMASIVAPFSRKLLRLRFYPKETDDFFSNLTKESIELRLKSGDEIQRVDYLSHLLKLRLEKDASHDDLVGHALTVMLDGYDTTATALLHALYYLSEHPSAQQKLRMEIRNAMENDQSLSFDQLCELPYLEQVVYESLRLSSLIPQYTKVCTHPTNIQLNEFKQLEVEVGMTIMIPNYQFHHDAKYFPDPKAFRPERFDNGAHHDLIRKGILLPFSDGPRICMGMRLALLTLKSALLHIISEYQVVRSKDHIETAGDSGFGVVLRGNINLEYRRLLK; via the exons ATGACGATGCCAGCGAAGAGCATTCAAGatttgcaaatgcaattgtCGCCTCAGTATAGATCCGGAGGCTGGGGCTGTCGTAATATAGAGCGCGGAAATATGTATCTTATGTTCACTgtactgctgttgctgctgcacttgctgctgttgccactttATTTGTACCTGACATGGCATCATCGGTATTGGCGCAGTCGAGGATTAGTTACAGCGAAGCCGCTGACGCTTCTCGGAACATATCCTGGCCTCCTCACACGCAAGAGCAACCTTGTCGAGGAGGTGCAGCAAATCTACAA caaatacaaaagcaaatatCGCGCTGTGGGTGTTTTTGTCACAAGACAACCTCAAATCCTCGTGCTTGATCCGGAGTTGGCCCACGAGGTGTTGGTGTTAAATTTCCGCTGCTACCGAGATTCTCTAACCAGCTCCTACATGCGTCATGCCAAATGGGATAAATATGCGCGTCGTAATCCTTTCTGGGCATCGGGAAATACCTGGCGTCGACTGCGCACCGAGGCTCAGACTGGTTTATCCGTAAATCGCCTGAAGCAGGGATTCGCCATTTGGGAGCAGAGTGGCAAGAAGTTAACCAATTTTGTGAACCAGCAGGCTAAGAAGCATTCCAATATCGTGGAGACCAGGGAT CTCTGCTTTCGCTATACCGCCGATGTGATGTGTGACTTTATTTGGGGCATTAATGCGGATACATTGACTCCCAACGCCGAGCAGCCGAATAAGGTGCAGGAAATGGCCAGTAAATGGACCAGCTATGCCTTCTATATGATATCCATCTTTATGGCATCGATAGTTGCGCCGTTCAGTCGCAAATTGTTGCGCTTACGTTTCTATCCCAAAGAAACAGATGATTTCTTCTCGAATCTAACCAAGGAGTCAATTGAGCTGCGTCTCAAGTCAGGCGACGAAATACAACGTGTCGATTATCTGTCCCATCTCTTGAAGCTGCGCCTGGAGAAGGATGCGTCGCACGATGATCTCGTGGGACATGCTCTAACTGTCATGCTGGATGGCTATGATACCACGGCCACAGCTCTGCTGCACGCTCTTTACTAT TTGTCGGAGCATCCAAGTGCTCAACAAAAACTTCGCATGGAGATACGAAATGCTATGGAAAATGATCAAAGTCTCAGCTTTGATCAATTGTGTGAGCTACCTTATCTGGAGCAGGTTGTTTATG AATCCTTGCGTCTAAGCAGCCTGATACCGCAGTATACTAAAGTCTGCACTCATCCTACAAATATTCAGCTGAATGAGTTTAAGCAGCTGGAGGTTGAGGTGGGCATGACCATCATGATACCCAACTACCAGTTTCATCATGATGCCAAATACTTTCCCGATCCGAAGGCATTTCGACCAGAACGTTTCGACAACGGAGCCCATCATGACCTTATCCGGAAGGGGATCCTGTTACCCTTTAGTGATGGACCCCGCATTTGCATGG GTATGCGACTGGCTTTATTGACATTGAAATCGGCTCTATTGCACATTATCAGCGAATATCAAGTTGTTCGCTCTAAAGACCATATAGAGACAGCTGGAGATTCCGGTTTTGGAGTAGTTCTACGAGGCAATATCAATCTGGAGTATCGTCGACTCTTAAAATAG